A genomic window from Candidatus Obscuribacter sp. includes:
- a CDS encoding type II toxin-antitoxin system HigB family toxin — MRILGLDKLDKASRKHPDARDALRVWIASVERNDWSNVSDLLKQFNRVKYIPENGYCFRIKNNAYRLQTQVSFEYKTVKILGFWTHAEYDKERLNTR; from the coding sequence ATGCGTATTTTAGGGCTTGATAAGCTTGATAAAGCCTCTAGAAAGCATCCTGATGCCAGAGATGCTCTTCGAGTTTGGATTGCTAGCGTAGAGCGCAATGACTGGAGCAACGTGAGCGATTTGCTCAAGCAGTTCAATCGAGTGAAGTACATTCCAGAGAATGGATATTGCTTTCGGATAAAAAATAACGCTTACAGATTGCAAACGCAAGTGTCGTTTGAGTACAAGACGGTAAAGATTTTAGGGTTTTGGACTCATGCCGAATACGACAAAGAACGGCTCAATACGAGGTGA
- a CDS encoding hydantoinase, whose amino-acid sequence MTEQNASIRIGIDVGGTFTHAVAIDASGNKLIGKAKVPTSHSAPEGVARGIVEALHNLLESADIASDQVSFIAHSTTQATNALLEGDVAKVGILGMSTAALAPLAKSATKLGRVPLAQGIYMETAHKFIVVPDKKPVSEALVEAAIKELSAQGCTVIAVSEAFSVDSPGNEELVLAICQRMNLLATSGSEVSRLYGLKVRTRTAAINAAILPKMIESANLTEESVRKSGINAPIMIMRSDGGVMDIDSMRKRPILSILSGPAAGVAAAMMFLKISDGVFLEVGGTSTDISAIANGRALVRSAEIGGHKVYMRTLDVRTIGVAGGSMPRLSGSDVIDIGPRSAHIAGLKYASFVPPLAGESGSLTDSSRFASNKLSVLLTKPLPKDPADYLELLLQEEPPVKFTLTPTCASNLLGLVPDGDCARGNLGDIKAGFAALAKHLGKPVADQAGIDASSNELATRMLTLAADKCIPTVKALIAEHKLDSELTVLVGGGGGAAAIVPFVGKTMGLTATLAEHADVISAIGVAMALIRETIEKQVASPAAAGETILAMRQEVFEAVHKMGADPATIEVHIEIDSKTSIVRATACGASKATGAAQGVRPDDEARCEVAAKSLRLSASDVSEVCRSNYFTIYGAKRKRHAELFGIKLPIMGSETFSLRVVDLEGVVRLQATSGAAKSTTKEAAEDTISELIEAHSLWGDAGKTIPDIMLLLGAKIIDLSGLLNESQVLTLARPELASLPANHNVLVLAKF is encoded by the coding sequence GCTCATCGGTAAAGCCAAAGTGCCCACCAGCCATAGTGCCCCAGAAGGCGTGGCCAGGGGCATTGTCGAGGCTTTGCATAATCTCTTAGAGAGTGCAGATATTGCCTCAGATCAAGTCTCATTTATCGCCCATAGCACGACACAGGCTACCAATGCCTTGCTTGAAGGCGATGTGGCTAAAGTGGGCATCCTTGGTATGTCCACAGCGGCACTGGCCCCTCTGGCAAAATCTGCTACAAAGCTAGGGCGAGTGCCACTGGCCCAGGGTATCTATATGGAGACTGCTCACAAATTTATAGTGGTGCCCGATAAAAAGCCTGTCTCTGAGGCTCTGGTCGAGGCTGCTATTAAGGAGCTCTCGGCTCAGGGCTGCACTGTAATTGCTGTATCAGAAGCCTTTAGTGTGGATAGTCCCGGCAACGAAGAGTTGGTCCTGGCAATTTGTCAGCGTATGAATCTACTGGCTACATCTGGCTCCGAAGTCAGTCGCCTTTATGGACTAAAAGTACGCACTCGCACAGCCGCCATCAATGCTGCCATTTTGCCTAAGATGATTGAGTCAGCTAATTTGACCGAAGAAAGTGTGCGCAAATCTGGTATCAATGCACCAATTATGATTATGCGTTCGGACGGCGGCGTTATGGACATTGACTCCATGCGCAAGCGTCCTATCCTTTCCATTCTTTCGGGACCGGCTGCTGGTGTGGCTGCTGCCATGATGTTTCTCAAAATATCCGATGGTGTATTTTTAGAAGTCGGCGGCACCAGTACTGATATCTCGGCAATCGCCAATGGCCGAGCGCTGGTGCGCTCAGCCGAGATAGGCGGACACAAAGTCTATATGCGTACCCTTGATGTGCGCACAATTGGTGTGGCAGGCGGCTCCATGCCCAGATTGAGCGGCAGTGATGTGATTGATATTGGTCCGCGCAGCGCTCATATCGCTGGGCTCAAATACGCATCCTTTGTGCCACCACTTGCTGGCGAGTCCGGCAGCCTAACTGATAGCTCGCGGTTTGCATCAAACAAATTGAGTGTTTTGCTCACCAAACCCTTGCCTAAAGATCCGGCAGACTATCTGGAGTTGCTCTTGCAAGAAGAGCCGCCTGTCAAATTTACCTTGACCCCGACATGTGCTTCTAATTTGCTTGGGCTGGTGCCTGACGGCGACTGTGCTCGCGGCAATCTCGGCGATATCAAAGCTGGCTTTGCAGCTCTAGCTAAGCACCTAGGCAAACCTGTGGCTGACCAGGCTGGTATAGATGCCTCAAGCAATGAGCTTGCTACCAGGATGCTTACACTTGCAGCTGATAAGTGTATCCCCACTGTAAAGGCTCTTATTGCCGAGCACAAGCTTGATAGCGAGCTAACAGTTTTGGTGGGCGGAGGTGGTGGTGCTGCCGCCATTGTGCCTTTTGTCGGTAAGACAATGGGGCTTACTGCCACACTGGCTGAGCATGCTGATGTTATATCGGCTATTGGTGTGGCCATGGCGCTCATCCGAGAAACAATCGAGAAGCAAGTAGCTAGTCCTGCTGCCGCTGGCGAGACCATACTAGCGATGAGACAAGAAGTGTTTGAAGCTGTGCATAAAATGGGCGCAGATCCTGCCACTATTGAAGTGCATATCGAAATTGATAGTAAGACAAGTATTGTCCGTGCCACTGCTTGTGGTGCAAGCAAAGCCACCGGGGCAGCGCAAGGTGTAAGACCGGACGATGAGGCGCGGTGTGAGGTGGCAGCTAAGAGTCTGCGTCTGTCTGCCAGTGATGTCAGTGAGGTCTGCCGCTCAAATTATTTCACCATATATGGTGCCAAGCGTAAGCGCCATGCTGAGCTGTTTGGCATTAAGTTACCAATTATGGGCAGTGAGACTTTTAGCCTGCGCGTGGTAGACCTGGAAGGGGTCGTGCGGTTACAAGCCACAAGCGGTGCGGCCAAGAGCACTACTAAAGAAGCAGCCGAAGACACAATCAGTGAGCTAATCGAGGCCCATTCGCTCTGGGGTGATGCTGGTAAAACGATACCGGACATTATGCTCTTACTGGGAGCCAAGATTATTGACCTGTCTGGTCTTCTTAATGAGAGTCAGGTCTTGACTCTGGCTCGCCCTGAGCTGGCCAGCCTGCCTGCTAACCACAACGTGCTTGTGCTGGCAAAGTTTTAG
- a CDS encoding DUF309 domain-containing protein, whose product MSGDDWQKRFAQGIDEFNRQEYFDCHETLEDCWREQPGVEREATQGIIQIAVAYYHLKRGNVKGGLKLFERGLPRVKKFAPICLGLDLANLAEQVEIDHKLLQLCPQNSPASLRFALIRAADAAIEPVAPLVASDDSVI is encoded by the coding sequence ATGAGCGGAGACGATTGGCAAAAAAGATTTGCACAGGGGATAGACGAGTTTAACCGTCAAGAATATTTTGATTGCCACGAAACTCTTGAAGACTGCTGGCGCGAACAACCTGGGGTGGAGCGTGAAGCCACTCAAGGCATAATCCAAATAGCCGTGGCTTACTATCACCTCAAAAGAGGCAATGTCAAGGGTGGGCTCAAGTTATTTGAACGTGGTTTGCCGCGGGTCAAAAAATTTGCCCCCATTTGCCTGGGTCTTGACCTGGCAAATCTGGCCGAGCAGGTGGAGATTGATCACAAGTTGTTGCAACTTTGTCCTCAGAACAGTCCGGCGTCATTGCGCTTTGCCCTGATTAGAGCGGCAGATGCGGCAATTGAGCCAGTTGCGCCACTGGTTGCCTCAGATGATTCGGTAATCTAA
- the ruvA gene encoding Holliday junction branch migration protein RuvA has protein sequence MFAYLKGTIQAKEMSGGPVDRLVLDVSGVGFELSVSHNTLMTVGQIGDDVIVHVSLAVRENDWTLFGFATQDERTLFGLLQSVSGIGPRLALALVGTLGVDTLVDAVLSENQKMISQAPGVGAKVAQRIILEIKGKIKDFAGTRGMAASAPAGSDRAKNAVGEEVTEILQHYGYTPTEIHGAIKQASKDGVAMDTAEELLRYTLKLLGAKAVK, from the coding sequence ATGTTTGCTTACCTCAAAGGCACTATTCAGGCAAAAGAAATGAGCGGCGGTCCGGTGGACCGGCTGGTCCTTGATGTCTCAGGTGTGGGCTTTGAGCTATCGGTCTCGCACAATACGCTCATGACTGTCGGTCAGATTGGCGATGATGTCATTGTCCATGTCTCACTTGCTGTGAGAGAAAACGACTGGACCCTCTTTGGTTTTGCCACTCAAGATGAGCGCACACTCTTTGGGCTCTTGCAGTCAGTCAGTGGTATTGGTCCAAGACTGGCGCTGGCACTAGTCGGTACACTCGGGGTCGATACTCTGGTGGACGCAGTGCTTAGCGAAAATCAAAAAATGATCTCGCAGGCTCCAGGTGTAGGCGCCAAAGTGGCACAAAGGATAATCCTTGAGATCAAAGGCAAAATAAAAGACTTTGCTGGCACAAGAGGTATGGCAGCTAGCGCTCCGGCCGGTAGTGATCGCGCTAAAAATGCAGTAGGCGAAGAAGTGACCGAAATATTGCAGCATTATGGCTACACCCCCACCGAAATCCACGGCGCTATCAAGCAAGCCTCAAAAGACGGTGTGGCAATGGATACAGCCGAAGAACTATTGCGCTACACTCTAAAATTACTGGGAGCCAAAGCAGTCAAATAG
- a CDS encoding response regulator, giving the protein MSEKAKLSQACHYHIHLENIKVKPNSTILVVDDEVANTTLLGEVLKKAGYGVNSANDGFKAIAACKVRTPDAIVLDLHMPLMGGMEVYNRLRSEEKTASIPIIFLAARDKSLPTFSGDDASNEDIIFKPIEPTELLSRVKSVLKEKALRDELKRKEQQIKELTLTDALTSLKSSRYLDEFMQIGIRQAKRYSVPMSVVVMELDNHAELAKSLNAQSFDALVSQVGGLVAKQMRESDIVVRTNTCEFTVVLTCTSKEGAIEVAERLRTSITTSTFAVGADSKALTCSVGICQYAKHMDDDGSVLMSHARAAVSHAHASGGNMTLMAE; this is encoded by the coding sequence GTGAGCGAAAAAGCAAAGCTCTCCCAGGCTTGCCATTACCATATCCATCTTGAAAATATCAAAGTGAAGCCCAACAGTACTATTTTAGTTGTTGATGACGAAGTGGCTAACACCACGCTCTTAGGCGAAGTCCTGAAGAAAGCTGGTTACGGCGTCAATTCTGCCAATGACGGTTTTAAAGCCATTGCTGCTTGCAAGGTCCGCACTCCTGATGCCATTGTGCTCGATTTGCACATGCCCTTGATGGGCGGCATGGAAGTCTATAACAGGCTGCGTTCCGAAGAAAAAACCGCTTCTATTCCTATTATTTTTTTGGCGGCAAGAGACAAGAGTCTGCCTACCTTTAGCGGTGACGACGCCAGCAACGAAGACATCATCTTTAAGCCCATTGAGCCCACCGAGCTACTGAGCCGGGTCAAGAGCGTGCTCAAAGAAAAAGCTTTGAGAGACGAACTCAAGCGTAAAGAGCAGCAAATTAAGGAGCTGACCCTGACAGATGCCCTGACATCTCTCAAGTCATCTCGCTACCTTGATGAATTTATGCAAATTGGTATCCGCCAGGCCAAGCGCTATAGCGTGCCTATGTCGGTTGTTGTGATGGAGCTAGACAATCACGCTGAGCTGGCTAAGTCGCTCAATGCCCAATCTTTTGACGCACTGGTGTCGCAAGTAGGCGGGCTAGTTGCCAAGCAAATGCGTGAGTCGGACATTGTGGTCCGCACCAATACTTGCGAATTTACAGTGGTCCTCACCTGTACCTCCAAAGAAGGCGCAATTGAAGTAGCCGAAAGGCTGAGGACTTCGATTACAACATCCACATTTGCTGTGGGGGCTGATTCTAAGGCTCTGACCTGCTCAGTCGGTATCTGCCAGTATGCAAAGCACATGGATGATGACGGATCGGTGCTGATGTCTCATGCCCGGGCGGCTGTAAGCCATGCCCATGCCTCTGGCGGCAATATGACATTGATGGCTGAATAG
- a CDS encoding tetratricopeptide repeat protein, which yields MSQNQIVLTDKAKKQLGKANTTNYVSIFLSVAVFLFFAFGTFLLLQSGDWFMGGAYVLILPVLGMFVYLNVVSRIAHISFNNNYYKRRYSKIIHDYKRALALMEVCPFQKLPYKASMLSHLGLAELYKGDLEAAEDCFEEALMLAQRRNKETNNVFTHVMLYNLGYVWLKMGNLPKAALAFESASTPLLPKMKQHSPVFLALLKLGIAHLHLLEGFYPLAKESLAQAKAIIDKNLGEMPGESIFRYQLLEAELALATGDLDKARQDITKVLGTSAFDITTLKLDQLNSVAARCFDLGLLSESEKLYEMAYAVECNFPLHPDCTATTSGLEKVLSLLDAQMKYLR from the coding sequence ATGTCTCAAAACCAGATAGTCCTGACAGATAAGGCAAAAAAACAACTAGGCAAAGCCAACACCACCAACTATGTCTCAATTTTTTTGAGTGTAGCGGTGTTCCTTTTCTTTGCCTTTGGTACTTTTTTGCTCCTTCAATCCGGTGACTGGTTTATGGGCGGCGCTTATGTCCTGATATTGCCAGTCCTTGGTATGTTTGTCTATCTCAATGTTGTCAGCCGTATCGCTCATATTTCTTTTAACAACAATTACTACAAAAGACGCTATAGCAAAATTATCCACGACTACAAGCGCGCTCTTGCCCTTATGGAAGTCTGTCCTTTTCAAAAGCTGCCTTACAAAGCTAGCATGCTCTCTCACCTGGGACTTGCTGAGTTATACAAAGGAGACCTGGAGGCTGCCGAAGATTGTTTTGAAGAAGCTTTGATGCTTGCTCAACGTCGCAATAAAGAAACCAATAATGTATTTACTCATGTGATGCTCTACAACCTTGGCTATGTCTGGCTCAAGATGGGCAATTTGCCTAAGGCCGCTCTGGCTTTTGAGTCAGCCAGTACTCCGCTCTTGCCCAAAATGAAACAGCATTCTCCGGTCTTTCTTGCACTGCTCAAGCTGGGCATTGCCCACTTGCATCTACTTGAGGGTTTTTATCCACTAGCCAAAGAGTCTCTGGCTCAGGCAAAGGCGATTATTGATAAAAATCTGGGCGAAATGCCCGGCGAGTCTATCTTTAGGTATCAACTCTTAGAAGCTGAGCTGGCGCTAGCCACTGGCGATCTCGACAAAGCCAGGCAAGATATCACCAAGGTGCTTGGTACCAGTGCCTTTGATATCACCACACTCAAGCTAGATCAACTAAACAGTGTGGCGGCGCGCTGCTTTGACCTGGGGCTTTTGTCCGAATCAGAAAAACTCTATGAAATGGCTTACGCTGTGGAGTGCAACTTCCCTCTGCATCCTGACTGTACTGCCACCACTAGTGGTTTAGAGAAGGTTTTATCGCTACTGGACGCGCAGATGAAGTACCTGAGATGA
- the dnaE gene encoding DNA polymerase III subunit alpha has product MPRPYVPLHLHTEYSLLDGATMIKDLVKKAKAQNMPAVAITDHGVMYGAIELTKTCHEMGGVKPIIGCEAYIIDGEITDKTAKQPLYHLTMIARNKEGYKNLVRLNSRAHIQGYYYKPRINKQMLADHSEGLIVLSGCLGAELCQHLLKDDYAKARDVAAWYKDVLKDDYYIEIQDHGMPEDRRVNRGLIDIAKELNIKIVCTNDSHFTNKADAKAHDCLLCIQMGKNVTDSNRMKFTGWEYIKNGDEMACLFRDHMDLEYIEQSIYHTLEIGDKVEPVKLASDPRLPVFPVPVGHTAESYLNQMVMDGLKERFGTIDEVCEARAFRELKVIEDMNFASYFLITADFINYARKNGIPVGPGRGSAAGSLIAYALGITNIDPLKYNLLFERFLNPERKSMPDIDTDFCIERRGEVIKYASEKYGEAHVAQIITFNRMTSKAVIKDVARVLEFPYGEAAKLAKMVPVVRGKPTPLDEMVEDHPEFKQVYQTNEEARQVIDLARKLEGTNKTFGMHAAGVVISDVPLDEIVPTQRNNDGTVICQYYMEDVAYAGLVKMDFLGLRNLTMIDKAVKWIKLTRGEDLNVDLIPMDDEKTYQTISNGDLAGIFQLETSSGMKQVARDMKPSNMEDISALIALYRPGPLDTGMIDKFIDCKSGKTRITYATPLLEGILKDTYGQIVYQEQVMQIAQVLGGYSLGQADLLRRAMGKKKPEEMEKQRVLFVDGCAKNAITKEIADMLFDQMVQFAEYCFNKSHSAAYGVLTYQTAYLKTHYPVEYMAALLSSVSGDQDKVQGYIAECQSMGIEILPPDVNSSGREFTPVNNTIRFGLSAIKGLGDGAVQEIVQVRTSGGQFDSIQTFLSRIDLRTVNKKSLEALIRSGACITLGVTRKQALTNLDSLVETAVRKQNQEAAGQISLFSLGVSQGMNMDTPLVGDDSEFPEAEMQTMEHELLGFYVTSHPLKRVANRLRYLTTHSVKEMKEASDGTTVIMGGLATGIERKLTKKNKLLCIVHLEDLTGKAEVVLYSEALEKVSSDVLTPQSLLLIKGKVKKNEEQTSVMGSSIRRIGDASMVDVVFNSTQSFADLHRLKDLLILHKGEDPVMLHFPQGHKSKAILVGAQFWVDASSSLSAAIETNFQSNIKIRVKKVLV; this is encoded by the coding sequence ATGCCGCGTCCTTACGTACCTCTACATTTGCACACTGAGTACAGCCTGCTTGATGGGGCGACCATGATCAAAGATCTGGTCAAAAAGGCCAAAGCTCAAAACATGCCGGCTGTGGCCATTACTGACCACGGGGTGATGTATGGTGCTATCGAATTGACCAAGACCTGCCATGAGATGGGCGGGGTCAAGCCTATTATTGGCTGCGAGGCTTACATCATTGATGGTGAGATAACCGACAAAACAGCCAAGCAGCCGCTTTATCACCTCACTATGATTGCCCGCAATAAAGAGGGCTACAAAAATCTAGTCAGACTTAACTCCCGCGCTCATATCCAGGGCTATTACTACAAGCCTCGCATCAACAAGCAGATGCTTGCTGACCACTCTGAGGGCTTGATTGTGCTTTCTGGTTGTCTGGGGGCTGAGCTCTGCCAGCATCTACTTAAGGACGACTATGCCAAAGCCAGAGATGTGGCTGCCTGGTACAAAGATGTCCTCAAAGACGACTATTACATTGAGATCCAGGACCACGGTATGCCTGAGGACAGGCGCGTCAACCGTGGGCTCATTGATATCGCCAAAGAGCTAAATATCAAAATTGTCTGCACCAATGATAGCCACTTCACCAATAAAGCCGACGCCAAGGCTCATGACTGTTTGCTTTGCATCCAGATGGGCAAAAACGTCACTGACTCCAACCGCATGAAGTTCACCGGCTGGGAGTACATCAAAAATGGCGACGAGATGGCCTGTCTCTTTCGCGACCATATGGACCTCGAATATATTGAGCAGTCCATTTATCACACACTCGAGATCGGCGACAAAGTTGAGCCGGTCAAACTGGCTAGCGATCCCAGGTTGCCTGTTTTTCCCGTACCAGTTGGTCATACAGCCGAGAGCTATCTTAACCAGATGGTCATGGATGGACTTAAAGAGCGCTTTGGCACTATTGATGAGGTTTGTGAGGCGAGGGCCTTTCGCGAGCTAAAAGTAATTGAGGACATGAATTTTGCCTCGTACTTTTTGATCACCGCCGACTTTATCAACTACGCCCGCAAAAACGGCATACCAGTGGGTCCTGGACGGGGATCTGCGGCTGGTAGTTTGATTGCTTACGCTCTCGGTATCACCAATATCGATCCACTCAAATACAACCTCCTCTTCGAGCGCTTCCTCAACCCTGAGCGTAAGTCCATGCCCGACATCGATACAGACTTTTGTATCGAGCGGCGTGGTGAGGTTATTAAGTATGCCTCTGAGAAGTACGGCGAAGCGCACGTTGCTCAGATTATTACTTTTAACCGTATGACCAGTAAAGCTGTCATCAAAGATGTGGCTCGTGTGCTGGAGTTTCCCTATGGCGAAGCAGCCAAGCTGGCTAAGATGGTGCCTGTGGTGCGTGGTAAGCCTACACCGCTTGATGAAATGGTCGAGGACCACCCTGAGTTTAAGCAGGTCTATCAGACCAACGAAGAAGCGCGTCAGGTTATCGACTTGGCTCGCAAACTGGAAGGTACCAACAAAACTTTTGGTATGCACGCAGCCGGTGTAGTTATTTCTGATGTGCCTCTAGACGAGATTGTGCCGACTCAGCGCAACAACGACGGTACTGTCATTTGTCAGTACTACATGGAAGACGTTGCCTACGCTGGTCTTGTTAAGATGGACTTCCTTGGTCTGCGCAACTTGACCATGATCGACAAAGCCGTTAAGTGGATCAAGCTGACGCGTGGTGAGGATCTCAATGTCGATCTCATCCCCATGGATGACGAGAAGACCTACCAGACTATTTCAAACGGCGACCTGGCCGGTATCTTCCAGCTAGAGACATCCTCCGGGATGAAGCAAGTGGCGCGCGATATGAAGCCTTCCAACATGGAAGACATTTCAGCGCTTATCGCTCTTTATCGTCCAGGTCCACTTGATACAGGGATGATCGATAAGTTTATCGATTGCAAAAGTGGCAAGACCCGGATTACCTACGCCACGCCGCTGCTTGAGGGCATCCTCAAAGACACCTATGGGCAGATTGTATACCAAGAGCAAGTTATGCAAATTGCTCAGGTACTGGGCGGCTACAGCCTCGGGCAAGCCGACTTGCTACGCCGTGCTATGGGCAAAAAGAAGCCCGAAGAAATGGAAAAGCAGCGCGTCCTCTTTGTGGACGGCTGTGCTAAAAACGCCATCACCAAAGAGATTGCCGATATGCTCTTTGACCAGATGGTGCAGTTTGCCGAGTATTGCTTCAACAAATCACATAGTGCCGCATATGGTGTACTGACCTATCAGACCGCCTATCTCAAGACTCATTATCCAGTTGAGTACATGGCGGCTCTGCTTTCTTCTGTTTCTGGCGACCAGGACAAAGTCCAGGGTTATATCGCCGAGTGTCAGAGCATGGGCATTGAGATTTTGCCACCAGACGTTAATTCTTCTGGTCGTGAATTCACCCCAGTTAATAACACTATTCGTTTTGGACTCTCGGCAATCAAAGGGCTTGGTGACGGCGCTGTGCAAGAGATTGTACAAGTGCGCACCAGTGGCGGGCAGTTCGATTCGATTCAGACGTTTCTCTCGCGTATAGATTTAAGGACAGTCAACAAAAAGTCACTCGAAGCTTTGATTCGCTCAGGTGCCTGCATCACCCTCGGTGTCACTCGTAAACAGGCTCTGACCAATCTCGATTCGCTTGTGGAGACTGCTGTACGCAAACAAAACCAGGAAGCAGCTGGGCAGATCAGTCTATTTAGTCTTGGGGTTTCTCAAGGCATGAATATGGATACGCCTCTGGTTGGCGACGATAGTGAGTTTCCTGAAGCCGAAATGCAGACTATGGAGCATGAGCTTTTAGGGTTTTATGTGACCAGCCATCCGCTCAAGCGTGTGGCTAACCGTCTGCGTTATTTGACCACTCACAGTGTCAAAGAAATGAAAGAAGCCTCTGATGGTACCACTGTCATTATGGGCGGACTGGCTACCGGTATTGAGCGCAAGCTCACCAAAAAAAATAAACTGCTATGTATCGTCCATCTAGAGGATCTCACTGGTAAAGCCGAGGTCGTCCTCTATAGCGAAGCCTTAGAGAAGGTCTCTTCTGATGTGCTGACGCCTCAGTCGTTGCTTTTAATCAAAGGCAAAGTCAAAAAGAACGAAGAACAGACATCGGTGATGGGCTCATCAATCAGGCGTATTGGTGATGCTTCTATGGTAGATGTGGTCTTTAACTCCACTCAGTCTTTTGCTGACCTGCACAGGCTCAAAGACCTCCTCATCCTGCACAAAGGCGAAGACCCCGTTATGTTGCATTTCCCCCAGGGCCATAAGAGTAAGGCTATTTTGGTTGGAGCGCAGTTCTGGGTGGACGCCTCTTCCAGTTTGTCGGCGGCCATAGAGACCAATTTCCAAAGCAATATCAAGATTCGAGTGAAAAAAGTCCTTGTCTAA
- a CDS encoding acyltransferase: MPALTQQLAQTDTAATDTRQAERIDALTSLRFIAAAMIVVTHSVYAFNMDPTGNIGKLPLSQGVSFFFVLSGFILTYVYQNLQGIKKTLRFLSARIARVWPVFFVTEIAALLISPWSINATTTGSMLSVAASHFFMLHGWIPKRFYYFALNAPSWSISTEFFFYLAFPFLILNLRKQWLPKLVLVAAIPLMIITLCNVLGLKEIPGAKAISSHGLIYINPLTRLLEFYAGMLVCLLVRSIKGRHASKVAIPASPALSSKIAFTALEIFAFVWIAAVIANTNQWLKLAGIDAHSAAGMYLNYCGNALGYVVLIFAIAMQRGHISRLLNLPILIFLGEVSYSVYLWHSPLIESYRQHSDLFMTIPRVLRYSLFWGVLIAVSTLTYFIVEKPCRDILRQWLNKQVDKLPGV, from the coding sequence ATGCCCGCGCTCACTCAACAATTAGCCCAAACTGACACGGCAGCCACCGACACCAGGCAAGCCGAGCGTATCGACGCGCTCACGTCCCTGCGCTTTATTGCTGCAGCCATGATAGTCGTAACCCACTCTGTCTATGCCTTTAACATGGACCCCACCGGCAATATCGGCAAGCTGCCACTATCGCAAGGCGTGTCCTTCTTTTTTGTACTGTCGGGCTTTATCCTCACCTATGTATATCAAAACCTGCAGGGCATTAAAAAGACATTGCGCTTTTTAAGCGCTCGCATTGCCAGAGTATGGCCAGTCTTTTTTGTCACTGAGATAGCGGCACTTTTGATCTCACCATGGAGCATCAATGCCACCACCACCGGTAGCATGCTATCGGTAGCAGCATCGCACTTTTTTATGCTGCACGGCTGGATTCCCAAGCGTTTTTACTATTTTGCCCTCAATGCGCCATCCTGGAGTATCTCCACCGAGTTTTTCTTTTATCTAGCCTTTCCCTTTTTAATCCTCAATTTGCGCAAACAATGGCTACCAAAACTGGTGCTTGTAGCGGCAATCCCTCTCATGATCATCACTCTGTGCAATGTCCTCGGGCTCAAAGAAATCCCCGGTGCCAAGGCAATCTCCAGCCACGGGCTGATTTATATCAATCCGCTGACTAGACTATTGGAGTTTTATGCAGGCATGCTTGTTTGTCTACTGGTGCGCTCTATAAAAGGGCGCCATGCCAGTAAAGTCGCCATCCCAGCCAGCCCAGCCTTATCATCCAAAATCGCCTTTACAGCACTCGAGATATTTGCCTTTGTCTGGATTGCCGCTGTCATAGCAAACACCAACCAGTGGCTTAAACTGGCGGGCATAGACGCTCACAGTGCAGCAGGCATGTATTTAAACTATTGTGGCAATGCCCTTGGCTATGTCGTCCTTATCTTTGCCATTGCCATGCAACGCGGTCATATCTCACGCTTGCTCAATTTGCCAATATTGATATTTTTGGGAGAAGTGAGCTACTCGGTCTATCTCTGGCACAGCCCTCTGATTGAGAGCTACCGCCAGCATTCTGATTTATTTATGACCATCCCCAGAGTTCTGCGCTACAGCCTGTTTTGGGGAGTACTCATCGCAGTTTCGACTCTTACTTATTTTATAGTCGAAAAACCCTGCCGCGATATCCTGCGCCAGTGGCTAAACAAGCAAGTCGATAAACTGCCCGGGGTTTAG
- the arfB gene encoding aminoacyl-tRNA hydrolase, which yields MLIINRLISIPLSELEFTYARSGGPGGQNVNKVNSKAIMRWSIEASVSVPPGVKARFVAKFANRITADGELLLTSQIYRDQKGNADACLDKLRQMLLEVAERPIVRKETKPSLTARAKRVDTKVNHSKKKSLRQRPKHDD from the coding sequence ATGCTGATAATCAACAGACTAATATCTATACCGCTAAGCGAGCTGGAATTTACCTATGCCCGCAGCGGTGGGCCGGGCGGGCAAAACGTCAACAAGGTCAACAGTAAAGCAATCATGCGCTGGTCCATAGAGGCTAGTGTCAGTGTGCCTCCTGGCGTCAAGGCGCGCTTTGTCGCTAAATTTGCCAATCGTATTACCGCTGATGGTGAGTTGCTTTTGACCAGCCAGATTTACCGCGATCAAAAAGGTAATGCTGATGCTTGTCTCGACAAGCTCAGGCAGATGTTACTGGAAGTAGCTGAGCGTCCCATCGTGCGCAAAGAGACCAAGCCGAGTTTGACAGCTAGAGCCAAAAGAGTCGATACAAAGGTAAATCACTCCAAAAAGAAAAGCTTGAGGCAGAGACCTAAGCACGACGATTGA